Proteins from a single region of Nocardiopsis dassonvillei subsp. dassonvillei DSM 43111:
- a CDS encoding winged helix-turn-helix transcriptional regulator has product MIVVATTTAAQRRDQDRNAYNAFLAVCPSRQLLDRLSDKWVVLILCALGGDSPGGDGEPGSLRYSELSRLIAGVSQKMLTQTLRSLERDGLITRTVTPTVPVTVDYALTDLGLSLHQTTRQLRTWAQGNMDAVQANRDQYDAHS; this is encoded by the coding sequence ATGATCGTCGTGGCGACAACGACCGCAGCCCAAAGACGGGACCAGGACAGGAACGCCTACAACGCGTTCCTCGCCGTGTGTCCGAGCCGTCAGCTCCTGGATCGGCTCTCCGACAAGTGGGTCGTGCTGATCCTGTGTGCCCTCGGCGGCGACAGCCCCGGCGGCGACGGAGAGCCCGGGTCCCTTCGGTACTCGGAGCTGTCCCGCCTCATCGCGGGGGTCAGCCAGAAGATGCTCACCCAAACCCTCCGCTCGTTGGAGCGGGACGGGTTGATCACCCGCACTGTCACCCCCACCGTCCCGGTCACGGTCGACTACGCGTTGACCGACCTCGGCCTCTCGCTCCACCAGACCACGCGCCAGCTCAGAACCTGGGCACAGGGGAACATGGACGCCGTCCAGGCCAACCGCGACCAGTACGACGCGCACAGCTGA
- the uppS gene encoding polyprenyl diphosphate synthase, whose amino-acid sequence MSGYTRTGPPLIAERGADTGLARAFEVCRRIHTGADHVSPRVVDLLPAHKRPYAHALVAFGIWADRLADEGEVSERGPALARFRAETLAALADGPGAPVRLPPVQRAMAHTVRAWDMPVPVLEELLTTLEQDSRRTPDFPGFADLRGYLRGMSGTVAELLGTVLEPVREDTPELMSLLGEVLQYIDILTDLPEDLEQGRCYLPRQDLERFGLDADGLNGALGTDACRELIALQVRRARGLLDRGQEVVDAVHPSSRPFLASLLAGLRTGLDECEYLPANRPDAPPRTAVPARLSQTRETPAEVLPVDSVPRQQRSPVPSPDSEDPPAAVPEHVAVIMDGNRRWALALGLAAVEGHMAGEEAMYRLVDAAGDLGIKYVTTFAFSTENWSRSPEEVSSLFKVFARRVTGVTGRLHARGVRMRWYGRRTRIEAALRERLEWAEELTSGNSGVTFTFCLDYGGRQEMVDAVKHAAAEAFSGRLDPTRMAESDLAGYLYDPTLPDVDLLIRTAGEQRTSNFLPWHTAYAEIVFDDALWPDFDRSHLVRAVNAYAERRRSFGGTLNEKSA is encoded by the coding sequence ATGAGCGGTTACACGAGGACGGGTCCCCCGCTGATCGCGGAGCGGGGCGCCGACACCGGCCTGGCGCGCGCCTTCGAGGTCTGCCGCAGGATCCACACGGGTGCGGACCACGTCTCCCCCCGGGTGGTCGATCTGCTGCCCGCCCACAAGCGCCCCTACGCGCACGCACTGGTCGCCTTCGGGATATGGGCCGATCGGCTGGCCGACGAGGGGGAGGTCTCCGAGCGCGGGCCGGCCCTGGCCCGGTTCCGCGCCGAGACCCTGGCCGCGCTGGCCGACGGACCCGGCGCGCCCGTCCGCCTGCCGCCGGTCCAGCGCGCCATGGCCCACACGGTGCGGGCGTGGGACATGCCCGTACCGGTGCTGGAGGAGCTCCTCACCACGCTCGAACAGGACAGCCGCCGAACGCCCGACTTTCCCGGCTTCGCCGACCTGCGCGGCTATCTGCGCGGTATGAGCGGCACCGTCGCGGAGCTGCTCGGCACCGTCTTGGAGCCGGTCCGGGAGGACACCCCGGAACTCATGTCGCTGCTGGGCGAAGTCCTCCAGTACATCGATATCCTCACCGACCTGCCCGAGGACCTCGAACAGGGCCGCTGCTACCTGCCCCGCCAGGACCTGGAGCGGTTCGGCCTGGACGCGGACGGCCTGAACGGCGCGCTCGGCACGGACGCCTGTCGGGAACTGATCGCCCTGCAGGTGCGACGGGCACGCGGACTGCTGGACCGGGGGCAGGAGGTGGTCGATGCCGTGCACCCCTCCAGCCGCCCCTTCCTCGCCTCCTTGCTGGCCGGGCTGCGGACGGGCCTGGACGAGTGCGAGTACCTTCCGGCGAACCGGCCGGACGCTCCGCCGCGAACAGCCGTTCCCGCCCGGTTGTCGCAAACCCGGGAGACACCCGCCGAAGTCCTGCCCGTCGACTCCGTGCCGCGGCAACAGCGGTCGCCCGTCCCGTCCCCGGACTCCGAGGACCCTCCCGCCGCGGTCCCCGAGCACGTGGCCGTGATCATGGACGGTAACCGGCGGTGGGCCTTAGCACTCGGACTGGCCGCGGTGGAAGGGCACATGGCCGGAGAGGAGGCGATGTACCGTCTGGTGGACGCCGCCGGGGACCTGGGCATCAAGTACGTGACCACCTTCGCCTTCTCCACCGAGAACTGGTCGCGCTCTCCCGAAGAAGTGTCCTCCTTGTTCAAGGTGTTCGCCCGGCGCGTCACGGGGGTCACCGGGCGCCTGCACGCCCGGGGCGTCCGGATGCGCTGGTACGGCCGCCGCACCAGGATCGAGGCGGCGCTCCGCGAACGGCTGGAGTGGGCCGAGGAGCTGACGTCGGGCAACAGCGGGGTGACGTTCACGTTCTGCCTGGACTACGGAGGCCGCCAGGAGATGGTGGACGCGGTCAAACACGCGGCGGCCGAGGCGTTCTCGGGGCGGCTGGACCCGACGCGCATGGCGGAGTCCGACCTCGCCGGGTACCTCTACGATCCCACCCTGCCCGACGTGGACCTCCTGATCAGGACCGCTGGCGAGCAGCGCACCAGCAACTTCCTGCCCTGGCACACCGCCTACGCCGAGATCGTCTTCGATGACGCTCTCTGGCCCGACTTCGACCGCTCCCACCTGGTGCGTGCCGTGAACGCCTACGCGGAACGGCGCAGGAGCTTCGGCGGCACCCTGAACGAGAAGAGCGCCTGA
- a CDS encoding pyridoxal-phosphate dependent enzyme, with translation MAVNLFEVNRQLLAGMVTVSEADTATAMRWCSEHLRPVVEPSGGIALAALSARRGGIGEGPAGAVLSGGNVSRDTFTHLLGEDP, from the coding sequence GTGGCCGTCAACCTCTTTGAGGTGAACCGGCAACTACTGGCCGGGATGGTCACCGTGTCCGAGGCCGACACCGCGACCGCGATGCGGTGGTGCTCCGAGCACCTGCGCCCGGTGGTCGAGCCGTCCGGGGGGATCGCTCTGGCCGCGCTGTCCGCCCGGCGGGGAGGGATCGGCGAGGGTCCGGCCGGGGCGGTGCTCTCGGGCGGTAACGTCTCCCGCGACACGTTCACTCACCTGCTGGGAGAAGACCCGTGA
- a CDS encoding C39 family peptidase yields the protein MSRCGACANTSTLHEPVEAITQYASPELISAIAYEGHDPGADPAWAVSGAASREEYSTWCRHACGTACLRMVLTHRDGHAPPLLELLHGVRKAGGYVEQPDGSVKGLIYAPFVEYVRDTHRLDARVRTGMDTTALLQELGQGRMVLASVHKEIRRPDRPAPGRGGHLVLVIGHHDGTVHFRNPSGHRPDTVSATLPAERFGEFFAGRGVVVDPARR from the coding sequence GTGAGCCGGTGCGGGGCCTGCGCGAACACGAGCACGCTGCACGAACCGGTGGAGGCCATCACCCAGTACGCCTCTCCCGAACTGATCAGCGCCATCGCCTATGAGGGACACGACCCCGGCGCCGACCCCGCGTGGGCGGTGTCGGGGGCGGCCTCCCGCGAGGAGTACAGCACGTGGTGCCGTCACGCCTGCGGGACGGCGTGCCTGCGCATGGTGCTCACCCACCGCGACGGCCACGCCCCTCCGCTGCTCGAACTCCTCCACGGGGTCCGCAAGGCGGGCGGGTACGTCGAACAGCCCGACGGATCGGTGAAGGGACTGATCTACGCGCCGTTCGTGGAGTACGTGCGCGACACCCACCGCCTGGACGCCCGGGTGCGCACCGGCATGGACACCACCGCTCTGCTCCAGGAGCTGGGCCAGGGGCGGATGGTCCTGGCCTCGGTGCACAAGGAGATCCGCCGACCGGACCGTCCGGCACCGGGCCGGGGCGGACACCTGGTGCTCGTCATCGGCCACCACGACGGGACGGTGCACTTCCGCAACCCGTCCGGGCACCGGCCGGACACCGTCTCCGCGACGCTCCCGGCCGAGCGTTTCGGGGAGTTCTTCGCCGGGCGGGGTGTGGTCGTGGACCCCGCCCGGCGGTGA
- a CDS encoding UDP-N-acetylmuramoyl-tripeptide--D-alanyl-D-alanine ligase has product MQPLSLAQIAAAAGGQVSDADPQTQVTGVAFDSRKVSPGDLFVALRGEEGRDGHDFAPSAVRAGAVAVLAARPLDVPAIMVDDPLTALGGWARAHVEALSELDVVALTGSSGKTSTKDLIAQVLQRAGATVFTQGSFNNEIGLPITALEATADTRHLVVEMGARGQGHIAYLTQITPPRIGAVLNVGTAHAGEFGGPEMTAKAKGELVEALPSEAEGGVAVLNADDARVAAMSARTKARVVTFGVERSADVYATDVTLDGQGRASFTLHTPTGDAPVRLQVVGEHQVPNALAAAAVAEAAGMDAAQIGKALTAAESLSEGRMRVTERPDGVTVVNDAYNANADSTAAALRALAHLGRERAGRTIALLGEMRELGASSAEEHRRIGALAAVLGIDVLVAVGEGDARVLATEYGPDGRVEATKAAAGEWLSRYNFRAGDVVLVKGSNALGLGELADALAAR; this is encoded by the coding sequence ATGCAGCCCTTGTCCCTCGCCCAGATCGCCGCCGCCGCAGGCGGCCAGGTCTCCGACGCCGACCCGCAGACCCAGGTGACGGGGGTCGCGTTCGACTCCCGCAAGGTGAGCCCCGGGGACCTGTTCGTCGCGCTCCGGGGCGAGGAGGGCCGGGACGGGCACGACTTCGCTCCGTCCGCCGTCAGGGCCGGGGCGGTCGCGGTGCTCGCCGCCCGTCCGCTCGACGTGCCCGCCATCATGGTGGACGACCCCCTCACCGCGCTGGGCGGTTGGGCCCGCGCCCACGTCGAGGCGCTGTCGGAGCTGGACGTGGTCGCGCTCACGGGCTCGTCCGGCAAGACCTCCACCAAGGACCTCATCGCCCAGGTCCTCCAGCGCGCCGGGGCGACCGTGTTCACGCAGGGGTCGTTCAACAACGAGATCGGTCTGCCGATCACCGCTCTGGAGGCCACCGCGGACACCCGTCACCTGGTGGTGGAGATGGGCGCGCGCGGGCAGGGGCACATCGCCTACCTGACCCAGATCACCCCGCCCCGCATCGGGGCCGTGCTCAACGTCGGCACCGCGCACGCCGGGGAGTTCGGCGGCCCGGAGATGACCGCGAAGGCCAAGGGCGAGCTGGTCGAGGCGCTGCCGTCGGAGGCGGAGGGCGGGGTGGCGGTGCTCAACGCCGACGACGCGCGGGTGGCCGCGATGTCCGCGCGCACCAAGGCCCGGGTGGTCACCTTCGGGGTGGAACGGAGCGCGGACGTGTACGCCACCGACGTCACCCTCGACGGGCAGGGCAGGGCGTCCTTCACCCTGCACACCCCGACCGGGGACGCTCCGGTGCGCCTCCAGGTGGTCGGAGAGCACCAGGTGCCCAACGCGCTCGCCGCCGCCGCGGTGGCCGAGGCGGCGGGGATGGACGCGGCCCAGATCGGTAAGGCGCTCACCGCAGCGGAGTCGTTGTCGGAAGGGCGGATGCGCGTCACCGAACGCCCCGACGGGGTGACGGTGGTCAACGACGCCTACAACGCCAACGCCGACTCCACAGCGGCGGCCCTGCGCGCCCTGGCCCATCTGGGACGGGAGCGCGCGGGGCGCACGATCGCCCTGCTCGGGGAGATGCGCGAGCTCGGGGCCAGCTCAGCAGAGGAGCACCGCAGGATCGGAGCCCTCGCAGCGGTCCTGGGCATCGACGTGCTCGTCGCGGTGGGCGAGGGCGACGCGCGTGTGCTGGCCACTGAGTACGGGCCCGACGGGCGGGTGGAAGCGACGAAGGCAGCTGCTGGGGAGTGGCTGAGCCGGTACAACTTCCGGGCGGGGGACGTGGTGCTCGTCAAGGGTTCCAACGCGCTCGGGCTGGGGGAACTCGCGGACGCGCTCGCGGCCCGGTGA
- a CDS encoding phosphotransferase, whose translation MTEIEITAGLIRALLRDQHPDLAELPLREVEGGWGNQMWRLGDELAVRIQRMDTDPVPQLKERRWLPLLAPHLPLPVPVPVRDGAPSERFPKMWTVMTWVPGLPLDRGAITRGEHAAHTLAAFLRALHVPAPADAPVDTGRGAHPKDCADGFDQFFDSLDADAIGADAADVRAVWDDAVAAPAWEGPPVWVHGDLHPANVVVADGTLAGVVDFGDLFVGDPASDLAAAWVLLPMGAAARFFAAYAEADEATVRRARGLAALKSLFLMLMGQNGDRGLPGGKPAWGPAGRAALDRVLSEPLPRVHA comes from the coding sequence ATGACCGAGATCGAGATCACCGCGGGTCTCATCCGCGCCCTGCTGCGGGACCAGCACCCGGACCTGGCCGAACTGCCCCTGCGCGAGGTGGAGGGCGGCTGGGGCAACCAGATGTGGCGCCTCGGGGACGAGCTTGCCGTGCGGATCCAGCGCATGGACACCGACCCCGTCCCCCAGCTCAAGGAGCGCCGGTGGCTGCCGCTGCTCGCCCCGCACCTGCCGCTGCCCGTCCCCGTCCCGGTACGCGATGGTGCCCCCTCCGAGCGATTCCCCAAGATGTGGACGGTCATGACGTGGGTGCCGGGCCTGCCGCTGGACCGCGGGGCGATCACCCGCGGAGAGCACGCGGCCCACACCCTGGCGGCCTTCCTCCGGGCGCTGCACGTGCCAGCGCCCGCCGACGCACCGGTCGACACGGGCCGGGGCGCACATCCCAAGGACTGCGCGGACGGCTTCGACCAGTTCTTCGACTCCCTCGACGCTGACGCGATCGGCGCCGACGCCGCCGACGTCCGGGCCGTGTGGGACGACGCCGTCGCGGCCCCCGCGTGGGAGGGTCCGCCGGTGTGGGTGCACGGCGACCTGCATCCCGCGAACGTCGTCGTCGCGGACGGGACGCTGGCGGGTGTCGTCGACTTCGGCGACCTGTTCGTCGGCGACCCGGCCTCGGACCTGGCGGCCGCCTGGGTACTGCTGCCGATGGGCGCAGCCGCACGCTTCTTCGCCGCGTACGCGGAGGCTGACGAGGCGACGGTCCGGCGCGCCCGCGGGCTGGCCGCGCTCAAGAGCCTCTTCCTGATGCTGATGGGCCAGAACGGGGACCGCGGCCTGCCCGGCGGCAAGCCGGCGTGGGGTCCGGCGGGACGGGCGGCGCTCGACCGGGTCCTGAGCGAGCCTCTGCCCCGAGTCCACGCGTAG